One stretch of Mangifera indica cultivar Alphonso chromosome 9, CATAS_Mindica_2.1, whole genome shotgun sequence DNA includes these proteins:
- the LOC123226013 gene encoding luc7-like protein 3, translating into MDAQRALLDELMGAARNLTEEEKRGYKEVKWDDKEVCAFYMVRFCPHDLFVNTRSDLGPCPRIHDPKLKESFEKSTRHDAYVRKFEAELVQFCEKLVMDLDRRVRRGRERLAQEVEPAPPAPVPEEKSEQLSVLEEKIKNLLEQVEALGEAGKVDEAEALMRKVELLNIEKTALTLQPQNEKLLMMAQEKKMALCEICGSFLIANDAAERTQSHITGKQHIGYGMVRDFINEYKTAKEKAREEERLAREKEAEERRKRREKEYESRKRKSDSGDRERYCDRDRDREREQYRERSRDHERSRELDGRSGRDGGRRMDWRHKKERDESREKYRDHSRSRSPVRHGHGRSPRSPVRPY; encoded by the exons ATGGACGCTCAGCGGGCTCTTCTGGACGAACTCATGGGAGCTG CTCGAAATTTGACTGAGGAAGAGAAAAGAGGTTACAAAGAAGTGAAATGGGATGATAAGGAGGTTTGCGCGTTTTATATGGTTCGATTTTGTCCACATGACCTATTTGTCAATACTCGAAGTGATCTTG GACCATGCCCTAGAATTCATGATCCAAAGTTGAAGGAAAG TTTTGAGAAGTCCACAAGACATGATGCTTACGTACGCAAATTTGAAGCTGAACTTGTGCAGTTTTGCGAGAAATTG GTCATGGACCTGGATAGAAGAGTTCGACGTGGGCGAGAACGCCTTGCTCAAGAAGTGGAACCTGCACCACCTGCTCCAGTACCAGAGGAAAAATCTGAACAGCTCTCAGTGTTGGAGGAGAAGATAAAGAATCTTCTGGAACAAGTAGAAGCCCTTGGTGAAGCTGGTAAGGTGGATGAAGCAGAAGCGCTTATGAGAAAG GTGGAGCTACTTAATATTGAGAAGACAGCCTTGACCCTACAACCCCAGAATGAGAAGTTGTTGATGATGGCTCAGGAGAAGAAAATGGCTCTTTGTGAAATCTGTGGTTCTTTTCTGATCGCAAATGATGCTGCTGAGAGGACTCAGTCTCATATTACTGGAAAGCAGCATATTGGTTACGGCATGGTTCGTGATTTCATTAATGAGTACAAG ACTGCAAAGGAGAAGGCAAGGGAAGAGGAAAGACTAGCAAGGGAAAAAGAGGCAGAAGAAAGGAGGAAGCGGAGGGAGAAAGAATACGAGAGtagaaagagaaaaagtgaTTCGGGTGATAGGGAAAGGTATTGTGATCGAGACCGTGATAGGGAGCGAGAGCAATACAGAGAACGTAGTCGGGATCATGAAAGGTCTCGGGAGTTGGATGGTAGAAGTGGTCGGGATGGAGGGAGGAGAATGGATTGGAGAcacaagaaagaaagagatgaaagCAGGGAAAAGTATCGTGATCATAGCAGATCACGGTCCCCTGTTAGGCATGGTCATGGGAGGTCACCTAGAAGTCCAGTTCGCCCATATTAG
- the LOC123225450 gene encoding peroxisomal membrane protein 11B, translating into MNDTVDKLVIFLAKRDGIDKLVKTFQYVSKLVHWHVHATQPEIAQRFKHWEVSSGLSRKAFRTGRFLTGFNLLRRNPGSTPTLRLLAVLANAGEMVYWFFDHFLWLARIGTLDAKLAGRMSFISAFGESFGYIFFILSDFIILKEGLKEERKLVSSKEDSKEVKESLKKIRGDRVMRLMGVAANVADLIIALADIEPNPFCNHAVTLGISGLVSAWAGWYRNWPS; encoded by the coding sequence ATGAATGACACAGTGGACAAATTGGTCATCTTCCTTGCGAAGAGAGACGGCATCGACAAGCTCGTCAAGACCTTTCAGTACGTCTCCAAGCTCGTCCACTGGCATGTCCACGCCACTCAACCAGAAATCGCGCAAAGATTCAAACACTGGGAAGTTTCCTCCGGCCTGAGCAGAAAAGCCTTCAGAACCGGCAGGTTCCTCACCGGTTTCAACCTTCTCCGACGAAATCCCGGCTCCACTCCAACTCTCAGGCTTTTGGCCGTTCTAGCCAATGCGGGAGAGATGGTGTACTGGTTTTTTGACCACTTTCTCTGGTTGGCAAGAATCGGAACCCTAGATGCAAAATTGGCTGGAAGGATGAGCTTCATATCGGCGTTCGGTGAGTCTTTcggatatatttttttcattctatctGATTTTATTATTCTGAAAGAGGGattgaaagaagagagaaagctTGTGAGTTCGAAAGAGGATTCGAAGGAAGTGAAGGAGAGTTTGAAGAAAATAAGAGGCGATAGAGTGATGAGGTTGATGGGCGTGGCGGCGAACGTGGCGGATTTGATCATTGCACTGGCGGATATTGAACCGAACCCGTTTTGCAACCATGCGGTTACTCTGGGGATTAGTGGATTGGTGTCTGCCTGGGCTGGTTGGTACAGAAACTGGCCCTCCTAA